The following proteins come from a genomic window of candidate division WOR-3 bacterium:
- the aspS gene encoding aspartate--tRNA ligase gives MKELFNSQINKTYIGKNIQIAGWIFKIRNLGGLVFVDLKDRTGILQLVIDPKKIPSANELNLQDCIAIKGIVQERPENQKNPDIPTGDVELAVMELTILSKSKTPPFVVEEQLKASEELRLKYRYLDLRRLTMQRIIIMRHQIVNAIREYLNSKDFIEIETPILTRSMPEGARDYLVPSRLYPGKFYALAQSPQMYKQLLMVAGFERYYQIARCMRDEDPRHDRQPEFTQLDLEMSFVNEEDIYVLIEGLFQYIFKKVLNQDLKIPFQRFTFEQAITKYGTDKPDISFGLEISDFTEDFKKVNFPPFADKEKICGIKIPQAKSISRKMLDSFSEEAKNRGLGGIYWLRKEGSISGTLSKYIEENLLNKIGLNDGDLLITTAGDKKIYYFLGELRNQIGDTLNLRGKGFHFLWVYDFPLFEIDEKTGKINPCHHPFTQPKPEDLKHLDSEPLKVRGRQYDLVLNGNELASGSIRNHNRELQERIFEILGVDKKTAAEKFGLLLEALDYGAPPHGGIAPGIERIVMLLAGVKSIRDVIAFPKTTQAQGLLENIPDFVEPEQLKELHLKIE, from the coding sequence ATTAAAGAACTTTTCAATTCTCAAATAAATAAGACCTATATAGGTAAAAACATTCAAATTGCAGGATGGATATTCAAAATAAGAAATCTCGGCGGTCTTGTTTTTGTGGACCTAAAAGACCGCACCGGAATATTACAACTTGTAATCGATCCCAAAAAAATTCCATCAGCAAACGAACTAAATCTTCAAGATTGCATTGCCATAAAAGGTATCGTCCAGGAAAGACCTGAAAACCAGAAAAACCCGGATATTCCAACCGGCGATGTTGAACTGGCAGTAATGGAACTTACAATCCTTTCAAAATCAAAAACACCACCCTTCGTTGTTGAAGAACAACTTAAAGCAAGCGAAGAATTACGCTTAAAATACAGGTACCTTGACCTGAGACGGCTGACGATGCAAAGAATTATAATAATGCGCCATCAGATTGTAAATGCAATAAGGGAATATTTAAATAGTAAGGATTTTATTGAAATTGAAACACCGATCCTTACCAGAAGTATGCCTGAGGGTGCAAGGGATTATCTCGTTCCATCTCGCTTATATCCTGGGAAATTCTATGCCCTCGCCCAATCACCCCAGATGTATAAACAATTGCTGATGGTTGCAGGTTTTGAAAGATATTACCAGATCGCACGGTGTATGCGCGATGAAGATCCGAGGCATGACCGTCAGCCCGAATTCACTCAATTAGACCTTGAAATGTCATTTGTAAATGAAGAAGATATTTATGTTCTTATTGAAGGATTATTCCAGTATATCTTTAAAAAAGTATTGAATCAAGATTTAAAAATCCCATTTCAGAGATTTACATTTGAACAGGCTATCACAAAATATGGCACTGATAAACCTGATATCAGTTTCGGTTTAGAGATTAGCGATTTCACAGAAGATTTCAAAAAAGTAAATTTCCCACCATTCGCAGACAAAGAAAAAATTTGCGGAATTAAAATCCCGCAGGCAAAATCAATATCAAGGAAGATGCTTGATAGTTTCAGTGAGGAAGCGAAAAATAGAGGACTGGGTGGAATTTACTGGTTAAGAAAGGAAGGAAGTATCAGTGGTACCCTTTCAAAATATATTGAAGAGAATCTTCTCAATAAGATCGGACTTAATGATGGCGACCTTTTGATAACGACTGCCGGTGATAAAAAGATTTACTATTTCCTGGGTGAATTAAGAAATCAGATAGGTGATACATTAAATCTCCGTGGTAAAGGTTTCCATTTTCTCTGGGTCTATGATTTTCCACTCTTTGAGATAGATGAAAAAACGGGTAAAATAAATCCCTGCCACCACCCATTTACCCAACCAAAACCCGAAGATTTAAAACATCTGGATAGCGAGCCATTAAAGGTCAGAGGTAGACAGTATGACCTTGTCTTAAATGGAAACGAACTCGCATCAGGGAGTATCAGAAATCACAATAGAGAGTTGCAGGAAAGAATATTTGAGATTCTTGGTGTTGACAAAAAAACTGCCGCAGAGAAATTTGGTCTTTTACTTGAAGCCCTTGATTATGGCGCACCGCCCCATGGCGGCATTGCACCGGGTATAGAAAGGATTGTGATGCTCCTTGCGGGTGTAAAATCAATAAGGGATGTAATTGCATTTCCTAAGACTACCCAGGCACAAGGACTTCTTGAAAACATCCCTGACTTTGTTGAACCCGAACAACTAAAAGAACTTCATTTAAAGATTGAATAA
- a CDS encoding gamma-glutamyl-gamma-aminobutyrate hydrolase family protein (Members of this family of hydrolases with an active site Cys residue belong to MEROPS family C26.) translates to MRTLIIDCYLPNSPQIEHLYKVISDITTDVVEIKDASVIGVEEDVRLYNAIIISGSQRKLAEIGTYELYANVGEMIKRCEKPILGICFGHQLISMAFYEDVVPMGQKIEGYYMVKRVNHDELFEGLPEKFLVMEGHEEMVKNLPYEFVLLAESPNCPIEAMKHRTLPIYGVQFHPERYDDKHPAGGIILENFFKVASFFIK, encoded by the coding sequence ATGAGAACATTAATAATTGATTGTTATCTTCCAAACTCACCACAGATTGAGCATCTTTATAAGGTGATAAGTGATATCACCACTGATGTCGTAGAAATAAAAGATGCTTCAGTTATAGGTGTTGAAGAAGATGTTAGACTTTACAACGCAATAATCATTTCAGGTTCCCAGAGAAAGCTTGCAGAGATTGGAACTTATGAACTTTATGCCAATGTGGGGGAGATGATAAAAAGATGTGAAAAACCAATATTGGGTATATGTTTTGGACATCAATTGATATCAATGGCGTTCTACGAAGATGTTGTGCCAATGGGTCAGAAGATTGAGGGGTATTATATGGTGAAAAGGGTAAATCATGACGAACTATTTGAAGGACTACCGGAAAAATTTTTGGTGATGGAAGGGCATGAAGAAATGGTGAAGAATCTCCCTTATGAATTTGTTTTGCTTGCAGAATCACCAAACTGCCCTATAGAGGCAATGAAGCATAGAACTTTACCCATTTATGGAGTTCAATTCCACCCTGAGAGATATGATGATAAACATCCAGCAGGTGGTATAATACTTGAAAACTTTTTTAAGGTTGCAAGTTTTTTCATAAAATAA
- the tatC gene encoding twin-arginine translocase subunit TatC, with protein sequence MFLKEKQASFIEHLEELRKRILISIGFVLVFSVICFFFSRKILHFIIEWINIETAYFFSPTEAFIVNIKVAIFAGIFLSFPIILYQIWAFIGPGLTKREQQVSLPFLISGMILFFIGLAFAYFILIPLGLKFFFSFGTENIKPIMNINKILEFIFWCAIGSGFLFQLPLIIFFLIKLGIMDARTITRHRAEFIVGVLIIAAIITPTGDMFTLLLISIPLILLIEIGILFAKITGGKKK encoded by the coding sequence GTGTTCCTGAAGGAAAAACAGGCATCATTTATTGAACATCTTGAAGAATTAAGAAAAAGGATATTAATCTCAATTGGTTTTGTTTTAGTTTTTTCGGTGATCTGTTTTTTCTTCTCTCGCAAAATTCTGCACTTTATTATTGAATGGATAAATATTGAGACCGCTTATTTCTTTTCACCAACTGAGGCATTTATAGTTAATATCAAGGTTGCGATATTTGCGGGTATTTTTCTTTCATTTCCGATAATACTCTATCAGATATGGGCATTTATTGGTCCGGGATTGACTAAAAGAGAACAGCAGGTTTCTTTGCCTTTTTTGATTTCCGGGATGATATTATTTTTTATCGGACTTGCCTTCGCATATTTTATTTTGATTCCACTGGGCTTGAAATTTTTCTTTTCTTTTGGCACAGAGAATATTAAACCAATAATGAATATCAATAAAATCCTTGAATTTATCTTCTGGTGTGCTATTGGTAGCGGTTTTTTATTTCAATTACCTTTGATTATTTTCTTTTTGATTAAACTCGGCATTATGGATGCGCGAACAATAACCCGACATCGTGCCGAATTCATTGTCGGAGTCCTTATAATTGCAGCAATAATAACACCGACCGGTGATATGTTTACTCTTTTGTTGATATCTATCCCTTTAATACTCCTTATTGAAATAGGAATTTTGTTCGCAAAAATTACGGGCGGTAAGAAAAAATAA
- the murA gene encoding UDP-N-acetylglucosamine 1-carboxyvinyltransferase — protein sequence MDRFVIEGGKRLTGVVEISGAKNSALPIIAASLLTDKRVIIENVPDVMDVHTMIQLVEYLGANVKFKKNILEIYTPKIKRIIAPYNIVRKMRASYYVLGSLIAREKKARVSLPGGCAIGPRPVDLHIKGIKTLGCNVDIEQGYIVAECKNLKGTEINLQGAKGTSVGATINVMLAATGAHGTTTINFAACEPEVVDVANFLRTLGVNIKGAGTNQITIRGNWCPVEVRYRIIPDRIEAGTFAVASSITNGDVTIKNCKHEHLTAVIDKLREIGADIQVGDNEIIVKGNRPIKPADIFVAPYPGFPTDMQAQFMALLSLGSGTSTIKETIFENRFMQAVELSRMGANITLEGDTAVIKGVKNLSGTYVMASDLRASACLVLAGLAAKGKTYVRRIYHLDRGYEKFEKKLRMLGARIKREKE from the coding sequence ATGGATAGATTTGTAATAGAAGGCGGAAAGAGATTAACGGGTGTGGTAGAAATTTCAGGTGCAAAGAATTCAGCATTGCCAATAATCGCTGCATCGCTCCTGACCGACAAAAGAGTCATTATTGAAAATGTCCCTGATGTTATGGATGTGCATACAATGATTCAACTTGTTGAGTATCTTGGTGCTAATGTAAAGTTTAAAAAAAATATCCTTGAGATTTATACACCGAAAATAAAACGCATCATTGCCCCCTACAATATTGTTAGAAAAATGAGGGCATCTTATTATGTACTCGGTTCTTTGATTGCACGTGAGAAAAAAGCGAGAGTTTCTCTCCCGGGTGGATGTGCAATCGGGCCAAGACCGGTTGATTTACATATCAAAGGGATAAAAACACTTGGTTGTAATGTGGATATTGAACAGGGCTATATTGTGGCTGAATGCAAAAATTTAAAAGGGACAGAGATAAATCTTCAAGGTGCAAAGGGAACTTCGGTAGGGGCTACCATAAATGTTATGCTTGCTGCTACCGGCGCTCACGGTACAACCACTATAAATTTTGCTGCCTGTGAACCTGAAGTTGTTGATGTGGCAAATTTTTTGAGGACTTTGGGTGTGAATATAAAAGGTGCGGGAACAAATCAAATTACAATCAGGGGAAACTGGTGTCCGGTTGAAGTGCGATACAGAATCATCCCTGACCGTATTGAGGCCGGCACTTTTGCTGTAGCATCATCAATAACCAATGGTGATGTTACAATAAAGAATTGTAAACACGAACATCTAACCGCAGTGATTGATAAACTCAGGGAGATAGGGGCTGACATTCAGGTTGGGGATAATGAAATAATTGTTAAGGGCAATAGGCCAATAAAACCGGCCGATATATTTGTGGCGCCTTACCCCGGTTTTCCCACTGATATGCAGGCCCAATTTATGGCATTGCTCTCCTTGGGGTCCGGAACGAGTACCATTAAGGAGACAATCTTTGAGAATAGATTTATGCAGGCAGTGGAATTGTCCAGAATGGGTGCTAATATCACGCTTGAAGGTGATACTGCAGTGATAAAAGGCGTAAAGAATTTGAGTGGCACCTATGTGATGGCATCTGATTTACGTGCTTCAGCCTGTCTTGTTCTGGCGGGGCTTGCGGCAAAGGGGAAGACCTATGTGCGCCGCATTTATCATCTTGATCGGGGTTATGAAAAATTTGAAAAAAAATTGAGGATGCTTGGTGCACGGATAAAGCGAGAAAAGGAATGA
- the recO gene encoding DNA repair protein RecO, with protein MSNILKTRGIVLRTFPFKESSLFCSIFTERFGKLKLIAKGARRPKSKLCGTLEPLTLSEIIFYKREAKDIYTLSDAVVIDDFSRIKISQSKFTVCEAICEFVDKTAVLEEPNRQLYEEILGFFKKISTTEDKIAGWGALLMLFRLLKFAGVEPHLNDCVRCHKPIFDKTILNFSVFAGGIVCEEHFDESVIKMDKEVIKTIINAKDNISPLEINPAVFPLLKNLLESYIFYHLNGTTLNTLRFIKY; from the coding sequence ATGTCTAATATCTTAAAAACCCGGGGTATTGTGCTCCGCACTTTCCCTTTTAAAGAATCAAGCCTATTCTGCTCAATCTTCACAGAAAGATTTGGTAAGTTAAAACTCATTGCCAAGGGTGCACGCAGACCAAAGAGTAAACTATGCGGCACCCTTGAACCATTGACCCTTTCGGAAATAATCTTTTATAAAAGGGAAGCAAAAGATATATATACATTATCCGACGCGGTAGTCATTGATGACTTTTCCAGAATAAAAATTTCACAATCGAAATTCACTGTCTGCGAAGCCATATGTGAATTCGTTGATAAAACAGCTGTATTGGAAGAACCTAATAGGCAACTTTATGAAGAAATACTTGGATTTTTTAAAAAAATATCCACGACTGAAGATAAAATAGCAGGTTGGGGGGCTCTGTTAATGCTCTTTAGACTACTCAAATTTGCGGGTGTGGAACCTCATTTAAATGATTGCGTCCGATGCCATAAACCAATTTTTGATAAAACAATATTAAATTTCAGCGTATTTGCGGGTGGTATTGTCTGTGAAGAACATTTTGACGAATCAGTTATTAAAATGGACAAAGAAGTGATAAAAACAATCATAAATGCCAAGGATAACATATCCCCATTAGAAATAAACCCTGCTGTGTTCCCATTATTGAAAAATCTATTAGAAAGTTATATTTTTTATCATCTGAACGGCACTACCTTGAATACCTTGAGGTTTATAAAATATTAA
- a CDS encoding NAD(P)H-hydrate dehydratase, with amino-acid sequence MRLVNNREMQEIDKWAQEFLKISGTVLMENAGRGSVEVLREYFELEGLNVLVVCGKGNNGGDGFVIARHLKNHGSNVRIVLLGRGDELKGDALLNYQIARKAKFEVIEINSVQKLRKVFQNYKYDCIIDAIFGTGFKGKPEGIFLEAIRLINNSDAFVFSVDIPSGINGDTGRFEESCVIADATAVMCLPKRGNFLYPGRAFCGDIYLVDIGVPYELIDKGFPHILEYDDIYDILPFRDPAGNKGTFGQVLIIAGARGFSGAAAMASISCLRMGAGLVRLAAPEGIMDSLEAKLLEVVKVPLKQTNEETISARAVDTIIPLLDKTDVVIIGPGLTTNKETAEFVTNLLPQLKIPTIIDADALNIISQDVKIFKKIKTDFILTPHPGELSRLTGLPIPRINEERIDLALKYAKEFGGILILKGAPTVIASPEGELYVNSTGNSGLATAGSGDVLVGMIGGLLAQGLTTISSAIGGVFLHGLCADLYVKEHNEYSLIAGDLIDYIPKSLNFIINKEYEKEQM; translated from the coding sequence ATGCGGCTGGTAAATAATCGGGAAATGCAAGAGATAGATAAATGGGCACAGGAATTTTTAAAAATCTCGGGCACAGTTTTAATGGAAAATGCGGGAAGGGGAAGCGTGGAGGTGCTGAGGGAATATTTTGAACTTGAAGGCTTGAATGTTTTGGTCGTCTGTGGCAAGGGGAATAATGGTGGTGATGGATTTGTTATTGCTCGTCATTTAAAAAATCATGGTAGTAATGTTCGGATTGTCTTGCTTGGCAGGGGGGATGAGCTCAAAGGCGATGCCCTGCTGAATTATCAGATAGCCAGAAAGGCAAAATTTGAAGTCATTGAAATTAACTCAGTACAAAAATTGAGAAAGGTTTTTCAGAACTACAAATATGATTGTATCATTGATGCAATCTTTGGAACTGGGTTTAAAGGAAAACCTGAAGGAATTTTTCTTGAGGCGATAAGACTGATTAATAATAGTGATGCCTTTGTCTTTTCAGTGGATATCCCTTCTGGAATCAACGGCGATACCGGAAGATTTGAAGAGTCCTGCGTCATTGCTGATGCCACAGCGGTGATGTGTTTGCCCAAACGAGGAAATTTTCTCTATCCAGGAAGGGCATTCTGCGGTGATATTTATCTCGTTGATATTGGTGTGCCCTATGAATTGATTGATAAAGGATTTCCGCACATTTTGGAGTATGACGATATTTATGACATTCTACCTTTCCGCGACCCTGCCGGCAACAAGGGGACATTCGGGCAGGTTTTGATAATTGCCGGTGCCAGGGGATTTTCCGGAGCAGCGGCAATGGCTTCAATTTCTTGTTTACGTATGGGTGCGGGTTTAGTCCGACTTGCAGCACCTGAAGGGATTATGGATAGCCTTGAGGCAAAATTACTTGAAGTGGTAAAAGTTCCACTCAAGCAAACTAACGAAGAGACCATAAGTGCCAGGGCAGTTGATACAATTATTCCTTTACTGGATAAGACCGATGTGGTGATAATCGGTCCGGGATTAACAACTAATAAAGAAACTGCTGAGTTTGTTACAAATTTATTACCACAATTAAAGATTCCAACTATCATTGATGCTGATGCACTCAATATCATCAGTCAGGATGTGAAGATATTTAAGAAAATAAAAACCGATTTTATTCTAACACCCCATCCTGGAGAATTATCAAGATTGACTGGATTACCGATTCCAAGAATCAATGAAGAAAGGATAGATCTGGCATTGAAATATGCGAAAGAGTTTGGGGGAATTTTGATCCTTAAAGGAGCGCCGACAGTGATTGCCTCACCAGAGGGTGAATTATATGTAAATTCCACGGGAAACTCTGGCCTGGCAACCGCGGGAAGTGGTGATGTTCTTGTTGGAATGATCGGTGGTTTGCTTGCCCAGGGTTTGACAACTATCTCTTCAGCAATCGGTGGTGTATTTCTTCATGGTCTTTGTGCTGACCTATATGTAAAAGAACATAACGAATATTCGCTCATCGCTGGCGATTTGATTGATTACATACCAAAGAGTTTGAATTTTATTATAAATAAAGAGTATGAAAAAGAACAAATGTGA
- the ispG gene encoding flavodoxin-dependent (E)-4-hydroxy-3-methylbut-2-enyl-diphosphate synthase produces the protein MRKQKKAVKVGNIFIGGKNPVVVQSMTKTKTSDIKKTVNQIKRLEKSGCEIVRLAVMNRIDAEALKDIKRQVKIPLVADIHFDYRLALKSIDAGVDKIRINPGNIGEEWKITEIIKKASEHSIPIRIGINSGSLPKEILHRYKHPTTEAIIETLNETLEIFYKHNFSNIVISAKCPDVLKTVEVYEAIDNKFDFPLHIGVTESGLLFSGSIRSAIGIGILLYKGIGDTIRVSLADDPVKEVVAGYEILQALNLREYVPRLIVCPTCGRCEVDLLKIAHQVEKRLNKIKKPLNIAVMGCVVNGPGEAKEADFGIACGKGLGAVFAKGNEIKRVKENKLVDTLFEVIYENINN, from the coding sequence ATGAGAAAACAAAAGAAAGCCGTAAAGGTTGGGAACATATTTATCGGTGGTAAAAATCCTGTGGTTGTGCAATCAATGACAAAAACCAAAACTTCTGATATAAAAAAAACCGTTAATCAAATCAAAAGACTTGAAAAATCAGGCTGTGAAATTGTTCGGCTTGCAGTTATGAACAGGATTGATGCCGAGGCATTAAAGGATATTAAAAGGCAAGTTAAAATCCCATTGGTCGCTGATATCCATTTTGATTACCGACTGGCATTGAAATCAATAGACGCAGGTGTGGATAAGATTCGTATAAATCCCGGCAACATTGGCGAAGAGTGGAAGATAACCGAGATAATAAAAAAGGCATCGGAACATTCAATACCAATCAGAATCGGGATAAATTCTGGTTCATTACCGAAAGAGATTTTACACCGATATAAACATCCAACTACCGAAGCAATAATTGAAACACTTAATGAGACACTTGAGATTTTTTATAAACATAATTTTTCTAATATTGTAATTTCAGCGAAATGCCCGGATGTATTAAAAACGGTTGAAGTATATGAGGCGATTGATAATAAATTTGATTTCCCATTGCATATCGGGGTTACCGAATCAGGGCTTTTGTTTTCTGGAAGTATCCGGAGTGCAATTGGTATAGGTATTTTGTTATACAAAGGGATCGGTGATACGATAAGGGTATCACTTGCTGATGACCCGGTAAAAGAGGTTGTTGCGGGATACGAAATTTTACAGGCATTGAATTTGAGAGAATACGTCCCAAGGTTGATTGTATGTCCTACCTGTGGCAGATGTGAGGTGGATTTATTAAAGATTGCTCATCAGGTAGAGAAGAGACTTAATAAGATAAAAAAACCACTTAACATTGCGGTAATGGGTTGTGTTGTAAATGGACCGGGTGAGGCAAAAGAAGCTGATTTTGGTATTGCCTGTGGAAAAGGGCTCGGTGCGGTATTTGCAAAAGGTAATGAGATAAAAAGGGTAAAAGAAAATAAATTGGTAGATACATTATTTGAGGTGATATATGAGAACATTAATAATTGA
- a CDS encoding Xaa-Pro peptidase family protein, producing MKKDIDYFMKENDVSAIIGIGSPHNDAVMYYLLNGVNVNGWYIKKYKSPAYVLHSEIEREEALKTGLKTISFNRYNLNEIYNKYKDRVKANAVFLYTVLKDLKIKGRIAFYGNAPLGYGYNFLKQLKRLDKNLEILYEPEKTMIMRLRMTKGEDEIERIKKVRKGVVNAFSKTIEWVRKMKVKDGFIYKEKNDKLLIRDLKKNISNELFKEGYINSSGMILAQGRDAGVPHNAGKDNEPIKLGKTIVFDIFPQEIGGGYFFDFTRTVCFGYAPDYTKKDFELVKEAQDVAFENLKVGKRTRDVEKKVCEYFEKHNHPTFLSNPKTQVGYCHSLGHGLGLNVHESPSFGLLKTNQDRLEKGMVFTIEPGLYYPDKGYGIRLEDVIYIDKKGQIVNLTKYPRELVVEI from the coding sequence ATGAAAAAAGACATTGATTATTTTATGAAAGAAAATGATGTTAGCGCTATTATTGGAATCGGTAGTCCGCATAATGATGCGGTAATGTATTATCTTTTGAATGGTGTCAATGTAAATGGTTGGTATATTAAAAAATACAAGTCGCCCGCCTATGTGCTACATTCTGAAATTGAACGCGAAGAGGCACTAAAAACAGGATTGAAGACGATAAGTTTCAACAGATACAATCTGAACGAGATATATAACAAATATAAAGATAGGGTTAAAGCGAATGCCGTATTTCTTTATACTGTACTAAAAGACCTCAAAATAAAAGGCAGGATTGCTTTCTATGGTAATGCACCGCTCGGTTATGGTTACAATTTTTTGAAACAGTTAAAAAGGCTTGATAAAAATCTGGAAATTTTATATGAACCAGAAAAAACAATGATAATGAGATTGAGAATGACAAAAGGCGAGGATGAGATAGAGCGGATAAAAAAGGTTAGGAAGGGTGTTGTAAATGCATTTTCAAAGACGATTGAATGGGTGCGAAAGATGAAGGTGAAGGATGGTTTTATTTATAAAGAAAAAAATGACAAATTGCTCATAAGGGATTTAAAAAAGAATATTTCTAATGAATTATTCAAAGAAGGCTATATTAACTCAAGCGGTATGATACTGGCGCAGGGTAGGGATGCTGGTGTTCCGCATAATGCAGGTAAAGATAATGAGCCAATAAAATTAGGAAAGACGATCGTATTTGATATATTCCCTCAGGAAATTGGTGGGGGATATTTTTTTGATTTTACAAGGACGGTCTGCTTTGGTTATGCACCAGATTACACAAAAAAGGATTTTGAACTTGTAAAAGAGGCGCAGGATGTTGCGTTTGAAAATCTAAAAGTAGGTAAGAGAACAAGGGATGTTGAAAAAAAGGTCTGCGAATATTTTGAAAAACATAACCATCCGACTTTTTTATCCAATCCCAAAACCCAGGTCGGTTATTGTCATTCATTAGGCCATGGACTGGGATTGAATGTCCATGAGAGCCCTTCTTTTGGATTATTAAAGACAAATCAGGATAGACTCGAAAAGGGAATGGTATTCACAATTGAACCAGGATTGTATTATCCGGATAAAGGGTATGGGATCAGGCTTGAGGATGTGATTTATATTGATAAGAAAGGGCAAATTGTTAACCTTACCAAATATCCCAGAGAACTTGTGGTTGAGATTTAG